One part of the Lepeophtheirus salmonis chromosome 14, UVic_Lsal_1.4, whole genome shotgun sequence genome encodes these proteins:
- the LOC121129414 gene encoding coiled-coil domain-containing protein 22, whose protein sequence is MEDLIIDCENNIATLKKVHQILSDESSIVKLGELIEKRRNKRKVLQKQWEEGAKPVEAEHESLTTKLRDLKSEEDSLSITFNSINTKIQEMEESIERKKVILSSQTDYYNQMKKGKPRSIYTDKLIDLTSKIDGRSSEIKVEMENMKLLYKDINLLSSQLDRTYAETDSKIFQVAREDINMISGYKILQKWYTKCNEAMEDIKSVGKIQRDIQDLEKKIEREKTRDFAGKIERVKKDISIISRENVTLTI, encoded by the exons ATGGAAGACCTCATCATTGATTGTGAAAATAATATAGCTACCCTAAAGAAGGTACATCAGATCTTGTCCGATGAAAGTTCTATTGTGAAGCTTGGTGAGCTGATTGAAAAGCGTAGAAATAAACGGAAAGTACTCCAAAAACAATGGGAAGAAGGTGCGAAACCTGTTGAGGCTGAACACGAATCTCTGACAACCAAGTTAAGGGATTTAAAG AGTGAAGAGGATTCATTAAGCATTACATTTAACtccataaatacaaaaatccaagAAATGGAAGAGTCTATTGAGCGGAAAAAAGTTATTCTCTCTAGCCAAACAGACTATTACAATCAAATGAAGAAGGGAAAACCCAG ATCTATATATActgataaattaattgatttgacTTCAAAAATTGATGGCCGTTCATCGGAAATTAAAGTAGAGatggaaaatatgaaattactctATAAAGACATTAATTTACTCAGTAGTCAGCTAGATAGAACTTATGCTGAAACAGATTCCAAGATATTTCAA GTTGCAAGAGAAGATATTAACATGATCAGTGGATATAAGATCCTTCAAAAATGGTATACTAAGTGCAATGAAGCTATGGAAGACATAAAATCCGTAGGGAAAATTCAGCGGGATATCCAGGATCTGGAGAAAAAGATTGAGAGAGAAAAAACCAGGGACTTTGCTGGGAAAATCGAAAGAGTTAAGAAAGACATTTCCATTATTTCTAGGGAAAATGTCACTTTGACAATTTAA
- the LOC121129287 gene encoding sin3 histone deacetylase corepressor complex component SDS3 yields MNVENNYESPWAEDSESQTSVEMADDEGPSESDLYPSHAGVEGQEQYVELMYQDKLSHLKRQLEKLEEGIHPEYVKKLRKLECSYKERMRVNDIVRDLEIEMVEQDYVNEKKAAVREFEEHKVFLREQLVVELEDKQKFIENERHSMELTGDSMELKPISTRKLRRRTNEPSSTGLGSGSSDKRRKNMQTNIQLLLDESEIIDDLRIVNKNKAYSKQQSNYSSNTNNHSSSNSSYIRETRIEDGKLFYEKKWFRRGQTVQVESFNGDKFSAVICNIGNEAIWVRKSSENTKIRIYLPQLAKGKYLLKRRAV; encoded by the exons ATGAATGTAGAGAATAACTACGAGTCTCCATGGGCTGAGGACTCTGAGAGTCAAACCTCAGTGGAAATGGCTGATGATGAGGGTCCTTCGGAATCGGATCTCTATCCATCGCACGCGGGAGTGGAAGGACAAGAGCAGTATGTTGAGCTCATGTATCAG GACAAACTTAGTCACCTGAAGCGTCAGTTGGAGAAGCTTGAGGAAGGGATTCATCCCGAGTATGTGAAAAAACTCCGTAAACTGGAGTGCTCCTACAAGGAGCGAATGCGCGTCAACGACATTGTAAGAGATCTTGAAATCGAAATGGTGGAGCAGGACTACGTGAATGAGAAAAAAGCAGCAGTCAGAGAGTTTGAGGAACATAAAGTCTTTCTTCGTGAGCAGCTCGTTGTGGAATTGGAGGACAAACAAAAGTTCATAGAGAACGAACGTCATAGTATGGAGCTCACTGGTGACTCCATGGAATTGAAACCCATTTCCACACGGAAACTACGAAGACGTACGAATGAACCCTCTTCTACGGGACTGGGCTCTGGCTCCTCTGACAAACGACGGAAAAACATGCAGACGAATATTCAATTACTTCTGGACGAAAGTGAAATCATTGATGATCTGCgtattgtgaataaaaataaggcaTATTCT AAACAACAGTCAAATTATTCATCGAATACGAATAACCATTCATCATCTAATTCATCTTATATAAGGGAAACAAGGATAGAAGACGGAAAGTTGTTCTACGAAAAAAAATGGTTCCGTCGTGGTCAAACTGTACAAGTTGAAAGCTTCAATGGTGATAAATTTTCAGCCGTGATTTGCAATATTG gCAATGAAGCGATATGGGTTAGAAAATCCTCGGAAAACACGAAAATTCGAATTTATTTACCACAATTAGCGAAAGGAAAGTATCTGTTGAAGCGGAGGGCCGTTTAA
- the LOC121129335 gene encoding myosin-4, translating to MPGNIKKSEGPDPDPDQWLIVSDELKIKLKSKPYDAKKSCWVPEKSTGGYLEGLIQSTDGDKVTVKLLGSDDTKVFKKDQVGQVNPPKFDCSDDMSGLTYLNDACVLWNSVVRYKNELIYTYSGLFCIAINPYKRFPIYTQRAMDIYIGKRRNECPPHIFGVAEGSYQGMLNACKNQSILITGESGAGKTENTKKVISYFASIGASGKKKEGEVGLEDKIVQTNPVLEAWGNAKTVRNDNSSRFGKFIRIWFNQGGKLSGADMVVYLLEKSRLTFQAELERCYHAFYNIMSDCVPDLKENCLLSNDIYDYWWVSQGKVTVPSIDDKEDMQFADEAYDILGFNKEEKYNVYKLTAVVMHMGNMTKDFVPVGKEEQAEIKDDANSIKVASLCGIDSEWMITYFCKPKLKVGTEWVSKGQTCSGAASSVAGIGRKIYELAFRFIVEKCNETLFDPVMKKVQYIGCLDIAGFEIFDYNGFEQICINFCNEKLQQFFNQHMFVLEQEEYVREGIEWANVDFGMDLQKCITMFEKPMGLLSILEEESLFPKATDQTFAAKLHEHLLGKCENFQKANPRPDPNAHFAVIHYAAVVSYNLTGWLEKNKDPLNDTIVELFKNGSNKLLVECFRDHPGQPLEAKKDSGGGRKKGGGKTVSSFYKTQLDDLMKTLYATDPAFIRCVVPNTHKQPGGVEAGLVMHQYQCNGVLAGIAICRKGFPNKMVYPEFKNRYNILAAQAVAKAKNDKNAAAAVLKAIKLEGEKFRLGHTKVFFRAGILGYMEEIREDKIGAVLSWLQAQARGKSSRLVFKKMQDQKLALYCCQRTIRNWHIGKTWLWWQIWLALKPNLKCTKFAQYKAEYEEKIAIAEANIDKALSDRKKVEAVNSAILNQKNELVLALQSGGSAVQDIIDKTNRVEAMAADVQKQLDDCNNRIKGEKAQKDSIEQAQSKVNMEMNSLGDEIKNLEDKLTNAEQDRSDKDDQIRTLKEEIEHQNDMINKLQREKKNVGESRQKTEEDIQAMEDRCNHLSKVKGKLEQALDEAEDSLEREKKCKGDIEKLKRKVEGDLKLTQETVSDLERVRAELSQGVLRKDKELSALSAKIEDESTLGSKYGKQIKELQSRLEELDEELIIERQNRSKAEKNRSILKKDIEDLGCRLEEAGANTATQVELNKKREAELGRLKCELEEMNIAQEGTLAALRMKHNNTMSELGEQIDGLNNNKMKSEKDKANMERDLQEARSNLEEGVRAKAEIDKNGKLIQGSIVDANQKLDEMARALNEADSQKKRLQVEKADLERQIDEGENAMATLNKQKISLTTQLEDNKRLADGEARDRSSLLTKFKNLTTDLENIKERIEDEHQRKSDCLKSLSKAQAETQLWRSRYETEGMGRVEELEGSRTKLQARIQEAEETVESLQSKIANGEKSKNRMQADLDDISMEYERTHAAAIITEKRGKNFDKVINEWKCKADDISNELDASQKECRNYNSELFRLRAAQDEVVEQLDIVKRENKNLADEIKDLLDQLGDGGRSIHELDKQRRRLEVEKEELQAALEEAEAALEQEENKVLRAQLELGQVRQEIDRKIQEKEEEFNNTRKNHQRAMDSLAASLEGEQRAKSEALRIKKKLESDINELEIALDHANKANSEGQKAIKRYQSNLRETIQSYEDECHHRQEIMENVGICDRKANALSGELEESRALLDSSDRSKRQLDSELADSRNTVNEMQVINSKAMHEKRNVESIIHTLQAEIDEVLSQAKNSEEKSKRAMIDAARLADELRAEQDHTTTEDRCKRALESQLSELDSRLIDAENAAMKSGKEVMSKLEMKIRELEMELGSVQSRTQENFKAYQRSERKIKELQFQQEEDRKNQDRMSDLASKLQQKIKTYKQQIEEAEEIAALNLAKYRKAQQELEETEERCTMADTSLSTVRMTRAGSQF from the exons ATGCCCGGCAACATAAAAAAGAGTGAAGGACCTGACCCAGACCCAGATCAATGGCTTATTGTTTCTGACGAACTTAAAATCAAGCTCAAGTCAAAGCCTTATGATGCCAAGAAGTCCTGTTGGGTTCCTGAAAAGTCGACTGGTGGATATCTTGAAGGCTTGATCCAATCCACAGATGGAGATAAGGTTACAGTCAAACTTTTGGGATCTGATGAC actaaagttttcaaaaaagatcAAGTTGGCCAAGTCAACCCTCCAAAGTTTGATTGTTCTGATGATATGTCAGGCTTAACTTATCTCAATGATGCTTGTGTACTGTGGAACTCTGTTGTTCGTTACAAGAACGAACTCATTTATACTTACTCTGGTCTTTTCTGTATCGCCATTAATCCTTACAAACGCTTCCCTATTTACACTCAAAGAGCAATGGATATTTACATTGGCAAAAGGAGGAATGAGTGCCCTCCTCATATCTTTGGTGTAGCTGAAGGATCCTATCAGGGTATGTTGAATGCTTGTAAAAATCAATCTATTCTCATTACTGGTGAATCTGGTGCTGGTAAAACTGAGAACACGAAGAAAGTAATTTCTTACTTCGCCTCTATTGGAGCTTCTGGTAAGAAAAAGGAAGGCGAAGTTGGTCTTGAAGACAAAATCGTCCAAACTAACCCAGTACTTGAGGCCTGGGGCAATGCTAAGACTGTGAGAAATGATAACTCTTCTCGTTTTGGTAAATTTATCCGTATTTGGTTCAATCAAGGTGGCAAGCTCTCAGGGGCAGACATGGTTGTCTACCTCCTTGAGAAATCCAGATTGACGTTTCAAGCTGAGCTTGAGAGGTGTTACCACGCCTTCTATAATATTATGTCGGATTGCGTCCCAGACCTTAAAGAGAATTGTTTGTTGAGCAACGATATCTATGATTACTGGTGGGTATCTCAAGGAAAGGTAACAGTTCCATCCATTGATGACAAGGAAGACATGCAGTTTGCAGATGAAGCTTATGACATTCTTGGCTTCAACaaggaagaaaaatacaatGTCTATAAACTAACAGCTGTTGTCATGCACATGGGTAACATGACCAAGGATTTTGTCCCTGTAGGCAAGGAAGAGCAGGCTGAGATCAAGGATGACGCTAACAGTATCAAAGTTGCATCTTTGTGTGGTATTGACAGTGAGTGGATGATCACCTATTTCTGTAAGCCAAAACTAAAGGTCGGTACTGAATGGGTTTCAAAAGGTCAAACTTGTTCAGGAGCAGCCAGTTCTGTTGCTGGTATTGGACGTAAGATTTATGAATTGGCATTCCGATTCATCGTTGAGAAATGTAATGAGACTCTTTTTGACCCTGTTATGAAAAAGGTTCAGTATATTGGTTGCTTGGATATTGCTGGCTTCGAAATTTTTGACTACAATGGATTTGAGCAAATTTGTATCAATTTCTGTAATGAAAAGTTGCAACAATTCTTCAATCAACACATGTTTGTACTTGAACAAGAAGAATATGTCCGAGAAGGTATTGAATGGGCAAATGTTGACTTTGGTATGGACTTGCAAAAGTGCATCACTATGTTTGAAAAGCCTATGGGGCTTTTATCCATCCTTGAAGAGGAGTCCTTGTTTCCTAAAGCGACAGATCAAACATTTGCTGCCAAATTACATGAACACTTGTTGGGAAAATGTGAAAACTTCCAAAAGGCTAATCCTAGACCTGATCCCAACGCTCATTTTGCTGTAATTCACTACGCAGCAGTGGTTTCTTATAATTTGACTGGATGGCTTGAAAAGAATAAAGATCCTCTTAATGACACAATCGTTGAATTGTTCAAAAATGGTTCAAACAAACTCTTGGTAGAATGTTTCAGGGATCATCCTGGTCAACCTCTTGAAGCAAAGAAAGACTCTGGTGGTGGCAGAAAGAAGGGAGGTGGAAAGACTGTCTCCTCTTTCTATAAGACTCAGCTCGATGATTTGATGAAAACTCTCTATGCCACTGATCCTGCCTTTATCCGTTGTGTTGTACCCAATACTCATAAGCAACCTGGTGGTGTTGAGGCTGGACTAGTCATGCATCAATACCAATGTAATGGTGTGCTAGCTGGTATTGCTATTTGTAGGAAAGGCTTTCCCAACAAAATGGTTTACCCAGAATTCAAAAACAGATACAACATTTTAGCCGCACAAGCTGTTGCTAAAGCcaagaatgataaaaatgctGCTGCCGCAGTCTTGAAAGCCATCAAATTAGAAGGAGAAAAATTCCGTTTAGGACACACCAAAGTATTTTTCAGGGCTGGTATTTTGGGTTACATGGAGGAAATTCGTGAAGACAAAATTGGAGCAGTATTATCATGGCTTCAAGCTCAAGCAAGAGGAAAATCATCAAGACTTGTATTCAAGAAAATGCAAGATCAGAAACTTGCCTTGTACTGTTGTCAAAGAACCATTAGAAACTGGCACATTGGTAAAACTTGGTTGTGGTGGCAGATTTGGCTGGCTCTCAAACCCAATCTCAAATGTACCAAGTTTGCTCAGTATAAAGCAGAGTATGAAGAGAAAATTGCAATCGCAGAAGCCAACATCGATAAGGCTCTTTCTGATAGAAAGAAAGTAGAAGCAGTCAACAGTGCAATTCTTAATCAAAAGAATGAGCTTGTCTTGGCATTGCAAAGTGGAGGATCAGCAGttcaagatataattgataAGACCAATCGAGTTGAGGCTATGGCTGCTGATGTCCAGAAGCAGCTTGATGATTGTAACAACAGAATCAAAGGAGAAAAGGCACAAAAAGATTCTATTGAACAAGCTCAAAGTAAAGTCAATATGGAAATGAATTCCTTGGGAGATGAAATCAAGAATCTTGAGGATAAGTTGACTAATGCTGAACAAGACAGATCTGATAAAGATGATCAAATCCGAACTCTTAAAGAAGAAATCGAACATCAAAATGATATGATTAACAAATTGcagagagaaaagaagaatgttGGAGAATCCAGACAAAAGACTGAAGAAGACATTCAAGCCATGGAGGATAGATGCAACCATTTATCAAAGGTTAAGGGCAAACTAGAACAAGCTTTAGATGAGGCGGAAGACAGCTTAGAAAGGGAAAAGAAATGCAAGGGGGATATCGAAAAACTTAAGAGAAAAGTTGAAGGAGATTTGAAGCTTACCCAAGAAACTGTTTCAGATCTCGAAAGAGTAAGAGCAGAACTTAGTCAAGGTGTTTTACGAAAGGATAAGGAATTATCAGCCTTATCCGCCAAGATTGAAGATGAGTCAACTCTTGGATCTAAATACGGGAAGCAAATCAAGGAGTTGCAATCCCGTTTGGAAGAATTGGATGAAGAGCTAATCATTGAAAGGCAAAACCGTTCCAAGgcagaaaaaaatagatctatCTTGAAGAAAGATATTGAAGATCTTGGATGCCGTCTGGAAGAAGCTGGTGCCAATACTGCCACTCAGGTTGAACTCAATAAGAAGCGCGAAGCTGAATTGGGAAGATTAAAGTGTGAATTAGAGGAAATGAACATTGCTCAAGAAGGAACATTGGCTGCTCTTAGAATGAAACATAATAACACCATGTCCGAGCTAGGTGAACAAATTGatggcttaaataataataaaatgaagtcAGAAAAAGACAAAGCTAATATGGAACGTGATCTTCAAGAAGCTAGGAGCAACCTTGAGGAAGGTGTTAGAGCTAAAGCTGAAATTGATAAGAATGGAAAACTTATTCAAGGCTCCATTGTTGACGCAAATCAAAAGTTGGACGAAATGGCACGAGCCTTGAATGAAGCTGATTCTCAAAAGAAGAGATTGCAAGTAGAAAAGGCTGATCTAGAGCGTCAAATTGACGAAGGGGAAAACGCCATGGCAACTCTCAACAAGCAAAAAATATCTCTCACTACCCAATTAGAGGATAATAAACGTTTAGCTGACGGTGAAGCACGTGATCGCTCATCCCTCTtgaccaaatttaaaaatttgactactgatttggaaaatattaaggAGAGAATCGAAGATGAACACCAACGTAAATCTGACTGTCTTAAATCACTTTCAAAAGCTCAAGCTGAGACTCAACTATGGAGATCTAGATATGAGACTGAAg GTATGGGAAGAGTTGAAGAACTAGAAGGCTCTAGAACAAAGCTTCAAGCCCGTATTCAAGAAGCTGAAGAAACTGTAGAGTCATTGCAAAGCAAAATTGCAAATGGTGAAAAGTCAAAGAACAGAATGCAAGCTGATTTAGATGATATTTCAATGGAATATGAGAGGACCCATGCTGCTGCCATTATCACAGAGAAGCGTGGAAAGAACTTTGATAAGGTTATCAATGAATGGAAATGCAAAGCAGATGATATTTCCAATGAGCTAGATGCCAGTCAAAAGGAATGTAGAAATTACAACAGTGAACTCTTCCGTTTAAGAGCAGCTCAAGATGAAGTGGTGGAGCAATTAGACATTGTTAAGAGAGAAAATAAGAACTTGGCTGATGAAATCAAAGATTTGTTGGACCAATTAGGTGATGGTGGAAGATCTATTCATGAATTGGACAAACAAAGAAGGAGATTGGAAGTAGAGAAGGAGGAATTGCAAGCTGCATTGGAAGAAGCTGAGGCTGCTTTGGAGCAAGAAGAAAATAAGGTTCTCAGAGCACAACTTGAGTTGGGTCAAGTCAGACAAGAAATTGATCGTAAGATCCAAGAAAAAGAGGAGGAATTTAACAATACTAGAAAGAACCATCAACGTGCCATGGATTCTCTTGCCGCCTCTCTCGAAGGCGAGCAAAGAGCCAAGTCTGAGGCATTgagaatcaagaaaaaacttGAGTCTGACATTAATGAGTTAGAAATTGCACTTGATCATGCTAATAAGGCTAATTCTGAGGGTCAAAAAGCAATCAAGAGATATCAATCTAATCTCAGAGAAACTATCCAATCCTATGAAGATGAATGCCATCATAGACAAGAAATCATGGAAAATGTCGGTATTTGCGATCGCAAAGCTAATGCATTGTCTGGAGAATTGGAAGAATCCAGAGCTCTTTTGGACTCATCTGATAGATCCAAGAGACAGCTTGACTCAGAGTTGGCAGACTCACGGAATACTGTGAATGAAATGCAG GTCATCAACTCAAAAGCCATGCACGAGAAGAGGAATGTTGAAAGCATCATCCATACACTACAAGCTGAAATCGACGAAGTTCTTAGTCAAGCAAAGAACtctgaagaaaaatcaaagcGCGCTATGATCGATGCTGCCAGACTTGCTGATGAACTAAGAGCTGAACAGGACCATACCACAACGGAAGATAGATGCAAGAGGGCTCTAGAGTCTCAATTGTCTGAATTAGATAGCAGACTTATTGATGCTGAAAATGCCGCCATGAAATCTGGGAAAGAGGTTATGAGCAAATTAGAAATGAAGATTCGAGAATTAGAAATGGAATTAGGCTCAGTTCAATCGAGAACCCAAGAGAATTTTAAGGCCTATCAACGAAGTGAACGGAAAATTAAGGAGCTACAATTCCAACAGGAAGAAGATCGAAAGAACCAGGATAGAATGTCTGATTTAGCCTCTAAactccaacaaaaaattaaaacatacaaaCAACAAATTGAGGAAGCCGAAGAAATTGCAGCTCTGAATTTGGCCAAGTACCGTAAAGCACAACAAGAACTCGAGGAAACTGAGGAAAGATGTACAATGGCCGATACATCATTGTCAACTGTTAGAATGACAAGAGCTGGTTCTCAATTTTAA
- the ifc gene encoding sphingolipid delta(4)-desaturase DES1, whose product MGNHVTRTDFEWLDQEEPHAKRRVEILKKYPQIKKLFGVNPWFKFQVVFIVLIQILSFYLLKDQSWGLIIILAYVFGGVANHALMLAVHEIAHSAAFGVSYPLANRIFGIFANLPIGIPFAVSFKGYHLEHHRYQGHEVMDTDLPTELEAKLFCTTFGKFVWVCFQPLFYAIRPLVTNPKQPLKLEFLNTIVQLTFDFLVYYYLGGKIIFYMIFGSLMAMGFHPVAGHFISEHYMFKKGFETYSYYGPLNLVTFNVGYHNEHHDFPFIPGSRLPEVRKIAPEYYDTLPSHTSWVKVLSDFIFDPAIGPYARVKRKAAKEQLRKMKAQ is encoded by the exons ATGGGAAATCACGTTACTAGGACGGATTTTGAATGGTTGGATCAAGAAGAACCTCATGCAAAGCGTAGAGTGGAAATTTTAA AAAAATATCCACAAATAAAGAAACTATTTGGGGTTAATCCTTGGTTCAAGTTTCAAGTTGTGTTCATTGTTTTGATACAAATCCTCAGTTTTTACTTATTGAAGGATCAATCTTGGggactaataataattttggccTATGTGTTTGGCGGAGTTGCAAACCACGCTCTTATGCTAG CTGTTCATGAAATCGCTCATAGTGCAGCCTTTGGCGTATCATATCCTTTGGCAAATcgtatttttggtatttttgcaaatttgccGATCGGTATTCCATTTGCAGTCTCCTTTAAAGGCTACCATTTAGAACATCATAGATATCAAGGACACGAAGTAATGGACACCGATCTTCCTACAGAACTTGAAGCCAAGTTATTTTGTACTACTTTTGGGAAATTCGTATGGGTTTGTTTCCAACCGCTTTTTTACGCAATTCGACCTCTAGTGACTAATCCTAAGCAACCTTTAAAACTTGAATTTCTCAACACCATTGTTCAGCTTACATTTGATTTTCTAGTTTACTATTACCTAG gtggaaaaattatattttacatgatCTTTGGTTCACTCATGGCAATGGGATTCCATCCTGTTGCTGGTCATTTTATTTCGGAGcattatatgttcaaaaaaggatttgaaaCCTACTCGTACTATGGGCCTCTCAATTTAGTAACATTTAATGTAGGCTATCATAACGAACATCACGATTTCCCATTTATTCCAGGAAGTCGTTTACCAg AGGTTCGAAAAATCGCTCCTGAATATTACGACACACTTCCTTCGCACACGTCATGGGTCAAAGTTTTgtcagattttatttttgatccagCTATAGGGCCTTACGCTAGAGTGAAAAGGAAGGCCGCTAAGGAACAACTCAGGAAAATGAAAGCACAATGA